ATGGAAGGCACCAATACATTCGGTTCCATTGATCCTACTGACCCTTGCCTGGTACCGAAGGTAGTTCTACCACCAAAATTTAAGCTTCTAGACTTCAAAAAGTTTGATAGAACCCGGTGTCCTCGAACCCATCTATGGTTATACTGTCAGATGATGGCAACCTACTTAGACGATGAGAAATTAATGATACACTATTTTCAAAATGGTTTAATTGGCGTGACCATTAggtggtacattcagcaggacaAAGCACGGATCAGCACTTGGAGAGATTTGGCTAATGCCTTCATATCCCAATACCGCCATGGGATTGAAATGGCGCCAAATCGTATAACCCAGCAAACGATGGAGAAGAGGTCCACTGAAACATTCTAAGAGTATGCATACATATGGAGAGACATGACCATCCAGGTGAACTCGCTAGTAGACAATGGGAAAGCAATCTCCTTGTtcataaatactctaaaaaatccCTATTTTAGGCATCTCCTGGgggccacccccccccccccccaatgacTTTATGGATGTAGTTTCCACCAAAGAACGAATTGAAACAACAATCAAGTCTAGGAAGGCCAAAAGCAGTGGTGCAGAAATCGGTCCATGCAAAAATGGACCAataggaagaaggaagaggaagCCAAGATGATCCATGGGCATTTCAATCAGAGGAACCAGTATCCAAGAGGCCAGAACCAATGGCCTAAAAGAAATTTTATAGTTGAACCAACAGTAAACCAAGTGGGGCACGCGGGCGCAAGGCCCCAGTTTATGGCTGTCGGGTTCATACTAGCTAGTCAAAACATGCCGACCCATCCGAATTTACAAAGGCGTGCGGGGAACGTCccccaaaatttttgaaagagagaTCCCATTCCCATGActtatgccgaattatttccacAGTTGCAGGAAAGAGGAATGGTATCAGCAATTCCTGGGATTCCCATTACTAATCCGCCCCCACACTAGTATGATCCAGAGGCCCGCTATGAATATCATGCAAACTCTCCCAGTCACATCATTGACCAGTTCTAGGCATTTAAGCACAAAGTGCAATATTTAAGGGATGCATGTTGGTTAGCATTTGATGACAAGCAGCCAAGAATCCAAGAAAAATCCTTTGCCTAATCATGGGGGAAACAATGTTAGTGTGCTGGAGAAAGAGGCAGAGAAAAGCCAGAAAGTAGAACTCGACCAGTTGTCATTGGATTGGATATATAGTTAACTCATCTTCGTCAATCAGGCAAAGGGTGAAGTTACTTGCCCTAAGGGCACACTTTGTTCCTATTAGAGAATGGAAGGGGGATCGGTGCAACAGTGTGAGACATTCAAAAATTTCCTACAAGGATTGTTGAACAATAAAAGCATGGAAGTTGGCACCTTCAAAAGAAATGGTAAATTTTTAACCATCGTAGGAAGTGAGCAAGACCATCCCCATTACCCAAACCGACCTTTTATACCTGCCATGAAAAGGACACCCTATATCTTGGAAACATCGTCTCGCTTAGTAATCTCCACTTCCAGGCCTTTCCTGTACAAAAGCAATAAGGTGGTTCCATGGAGATATGACTGTGAAGCTCAGGTTGAAGGAGGCACCAACAATGCAGTGGGGGTAAAATGTGTAACTCGTAGTGGAAGATTCTATGCACTGAGCTTGGAGAAGGAAGGGAAGCAAAACAAAAATGTCAAGAATGTCCATCCCACCACAAGAAGCAGAGGAATTTTTAAAGATAACCAGGCATAATGAGTACAGCATCATGGACCAGCTGAAAAAGATGCCTGCACACATACCCATTCTATCTCTCCTACTAGATTTGAAGGCCCATCGGGAAGCTTTACGAAAAGTCCTAAATTAGACCTATGTTCCCCAAGATATTGGCCTCAAAAAATTTAAACATGTTATTGGAAGCCTAGCAACAACTAACTACATTacttttgaaaactaaggtgtagtcccaaaaggtggggtgaattggatttaaaaattttattttaattcttttcaagaatccttaacttctttttcttcttttaatgaattatttaattcttggtgatttattcaaataataaatacttaaaaacaaaattcaatccacaaccaacaaTGTACTTAACCAAttaatcaattttccaatcatccacaatattcaaactaagatagaagatttagcttgtgtttgtttgcaaccctgtagttaatgaatttgctttcttaaaatgaggtgcaatataaaatataatactctttccaaaagcttagacgttaaataaactttcagtttaaagagtcttcgaatgtttcaccaatcaacgtactcccttacgattttctgcaaagaatggatcaaccaacgtactccctttcggtttctgcaatcccaaaaacaaattaatcttaagtttacttaatatcaaattcatgtagtgtttatgattaagggatttaaaacatccatgcagttcaCATATGTTGTAAGTaaagaaagtaagggaaagagagaatgagaccgggatttttacgaggttctgcttataccaagcctacatcctcgccttcgGAAAAaaaccaaaagattcactaaaaccagttcctttttcggatggaacaacactgtttacacactcctttgattaggctagagcccacctctccaaacgatatacctttgttcggtcactccttcaattacgctagagcagcacctctctaagtgatatccccttgcttagcaaatgatccaacaatcctggaaTCATCACAATTTACAAGAGATGCAACAAAtaaatgtgtacaaagagtgccctcacaaagagttgattagtataagttaaatctatatacatcaatcaaattcacaatatgaaatacaattgaagctcaaaagagatttAACCAAGTTTTACTTCTAGATGAGAACCAACAATTCAGAAACACAGAGAAGTATTGATTAGTTGCTTCCAAAAAATCTAAGCAATttagatgtgcaaagatgagagcatgagaacttttaagagtatgagagtttcagCTTTTAGAATTGATTATTAATTGCTTGgtataatttaatttcaaaaccatgtatttatagagtgagtttccttgtcttccaagttgcttggagtctcccccaagtttttataacatttagatttaaaaaactaatttttagaatttttctattaaagttcaaaatttaaatttttgtagggTCAATTGGCTGACTAGGCGACTAGGTGGGTGTTTAaacagggtcagttggctggataggTGACTGAGACCTTTTTGTTACCCAAAAATTAATTGTGTAactggtcagtcggctaactaaACATAGGTCATTCTGGTTAGTTGGCCGACCAGACAATTTGTTGAGGTGCTGACAGCTTCAACCCTGCTTCGGTATTTTGCTTATGAAATTTTCTATATAACTTTAATtttgacgttcttggtgtcaaaataaaggtaagataaaattatacaacttttatgtgaacactttttaaaataataaggtttggatagagaaaaatgctcatcaatgcagatatagaaaaattaacagaatttggaaaaatcccattttagtgcttttcatttcaaaaacaattttaacctttttaaaataacttatgaccttatataaatattttccaagtattttaaaaagtatctaggtctaagtaatTTTCCTAAGAGCTtattgtatccatattgaaatcgaatgaagaacttacataaagacttctttgattttttgacattcttaaacacttaagtcttcatgctttgtcttggtcctttcttcaagatttaatatcaagttcatcctctcatagtcgttaatatttaatatatcatccatgcctttaagtattctttaagcttcatatgatcatattcctttggaatataagcttcaattgatccttgtgagtattGGACATTGCTTTCACATATCTGAGATTTGAAATATCctcactcaaccaaatatattaagttccacttgttttttagcataaaaataggatgttaagtcttgtaaggccaacaactttTGATGATGAGGAAATGCCCTCAGAGGGCAAAGGGCACAACAAAGCACTTCACATATCCACCAAATGCAAAGATCATATGATAGCACGGGTATTAATAGATAATGGGTCATCTCTCAATGTATGCCTATGACTACACTGCAAAAGCTACCTGTAGACCTCTTGTACATGATACAGAACAACCTAGTGGTACGTGCTTTTGATGAGATGCACAGGGAGTCAGTTGGATCTATTGAAATCCTTATTCAAATTGAGCGGTGGTCTTCAACATTACTTTTCAAGTCATGGCTATTACGGCATCCTATAATTGTCTATTGGGAAGGTCATGGATACATAATACTGGGGTAGTCCCATCATCTCTCTATCAAAGGGTGAAGTTTGTAGTTGAAAACAAGATGGTTTGTGTGTACAGGGAAATAGATGTAATAGTTACCAAGCCGTCTTCCACTCCCTATGTGGAAGTAGCCAACAATATACCTGATGACTCCTTTCGGGCCTTTGAGATCATCAATACCACTATTGGGCTGGAGGGTTCTTTCCTTCCGTAACCCTGGGTCTCTTCCACGACACGTATGATTGCTTCAGAATTGGTTAAATTAGGGTTTTGCCCAAGCAGGGGGTTGGGAAAGTATCTCAAAGGAATTCCAAGGCCATTATTGTAGGAGGGGGTGAAGGATAGATATGACCTTGGGTACATCCCCACTTTCGCGGATTGAAAAAAGAAGATAGTAGAAAAGAAAATGTAGATAATGGAGAGAATCACAGGTAAAGTAAGCAACCAGTGGGAATCAAATGTTCCACCCATTAGTCAGATTTTCGGAAAAAGCAGTCAAAGCAACCTCAAGGTGGAGTTGAGGCAGCTAAACATATCAGTGGTAGATCCAAAATGTTCCATGGATGTCTCAAAAGAATGGATTCACCCTCTAACCGCATGAGCAAAATTCCAGAACTAAGACACTTTTGACTATCCAATTTTCTTTATGTAATGTTGTTgtcttattttaaattttctttccttcttaTAGTCTGCCGACCCTATTGTAACAGACAATTTACTTTCCattaatggaatgaaatgtgtgTTTCCTGACATCACTTGCATGCTAGGTTCAGTTATCAAAAAGTTGTTTTACTTTTGTTCCATGCAGGAATAGGAGAAATAACGATACCAATATCTTTGAGCCAGaaatttatgttaattttgaaaacataatccATGAAGCTGAAATTGAAGAAAATGAAACTGATTTATcccctgaaatggaaagaatgcTGAAATTAGATGAAAAACCAACTGTTACCAGTAGTGACCCCACGGTTACGATAAATTTGTAAACTGATGAAGAACTTAAACAAGTGAAAATAGGGGCACTATTAAAGggtagagaaaataaaaaaataacaaaccttctaagggagtaccGAGACATTTTTGCATGGTTGTACCAGCACATGCCAAGTCCAGACATGGAGTTGGTGACACATAAGATTCCCACTTAGCCTAATCATAAGCCAGTGAAACAAAAGTTGAGGAGAATGCGGCCGGACATGTTGATCAAGATAAAAGAAGAAGTTCAAAAGCAGTTTGAGGATGGACTTTTGGAAGTAGCCAAGTATCCCGAATGGATGGCCAATGTGGCTCCGATAATAAAGAAAATGGAAAAGTTCAAGTTTGTGTTCACTATTGGGACCTAAATAAAGCTAGCCCAAAAGATAATTTCTCACTCCCACAGATAGATGTGTTGGTGGACAATACATCAAggcatgctttattttcattTATGGGTGGCTTTTCGGGATACAACCAGATTAAGATAGCcttagaagaaaaataaaaaaccacCTTCATTACCTTGTGGGGAACCTTTTGTTAtaaggttatgccatttggtcttaAGAATGCAAGGACCACTTACTAGAGAGCCATGATAACCTTGTTCCACGATTTGATGCACAAGTAGATATAGGTGTACGTGGAAGACATGATTGTCAATTCTGGAAATGGGGGCAGCCATATGATGAATTTGGAGAAGTTTTTTAAATGGAGGAGTTTTTTAAAAGGCTACAAAAATGCCAACTTAAGCTGAATCATGAGAAATGCACTTTTGGTGCTACTTCAAGGAAACTATTGGGATTCATCGTAAATGAGAAGCGGATTGAGGTTGACTTGGATAAAATAAAGGCTATTGGAGAGTTGCCTATTCCTAAGACTGTGAAAGAGGTCTGAAGTTTCTTGGGCAGGATTAACTACATAGCTCGATTCATATCTCAGTAAACCACTACTTGTGAACCCATTTTAAGTTGTTAAGAAAGAACAACCCAGAGAAGTGGAATGAAAAGTGTCAAGAAGCATTCGAAAAGATAAAAGGGTATCTTTTGAACTCGTCGGTATTAGTCCCCCCAGTACTTAGAAGGCCGCTTATACAATATTTGGCAATATCAGAGAATTCTATGGGTTGCGTGCTTGGGCAACATGATGAGTCCAAAAGAAAAGAGCGGATCATCTATTACTTAAGCAAGAAATTCACAAAGTATGAATTTAAGTACTCTGATTTAGAAGAGACGTGTTGCGCTTTGGTATGGGTGGTCAACATACTGAGACAATACACGTTGTATTACATGGTGTGGTTGATTTCCAAGATGGACCTAATTAAGTATGTCTTTGAAAAACTGGCAGTGATAGGTTGGGTGGCTCATTGGAAAATGTAGTTGACTGAATATGATATTACCTATATGACAAGAAAGGCAATTAAAGGGAGTGTCGTAGCAGAATATTTGGTAGATAGGGCTGTCAAAGACTACCACCCATGGAGTTTGATTTCCCGGATAAAGACATTGATTCGATaagtcaagaagaagaagatggtaTAGGATGGGTGATGCTATTCGATGGAGGAGCCAATGTATGGGGACATGGATTAGGGGTAGTGCTTATATTGCCAAAGGATAAACATTACCCAGTCACGGCCAAACTTACCTTTCCTCTTTCCAATAACGTGGCCGAGTATGAAGTCTATGTATTGGGTCTGCAGGCTGCTATGAACCAAGGCATTAAGGAATTGGCAGGAAAAGGAGATTCAGCACTAGTTATTCATCAGTTGATCGGAGAGTGGGACACCCGGGATCCCAAGCTAATACCATATCAGAAGCACATCCAGGAAATGATTAAGGGATTTGACCATATCAGTTTTTCCAACCTACCAAGGGAAAACAATTTCATTCCTGACACACTAGCCACACTAGCAGCTTTGTTTAAAGTGGAACCAGGAATGGAGATTGAACCAATTCGAATTAGGGTGTAGGTAGAGTTGGCATATTGAGTAGTGATAGAAGAAATTGACAAAAGAACATGGTTCTATGACATCAAGACATACATTCAATGGAAGGAGTATCATGTAGGAGCTTCCAATAACAATCGAAAAAATAATCAGAAGATTGGCTATGGGGTTCTTCTTGGATGGAGAAGTGTTGTACAAAAGAAACTATAATATGACTCTCCTACGATGTGTAGAAGTGCATGAGGCAAGGAAGATCATGCAAGAAGTCCACTAAGGTATTTGTGGCACCCATATTGGAGGTCACTCGTTGGCTCGAAATATCCTCAGGAGTGGATattattggatgaccatggagaGAGACTGCATAGAGTACGCTCCGAAATGCCACAAGTGTTAGATTTATTGAGATCGCATACAAGTCCCACCAGCCCAACTACAAGACTTATCTGCACCATGGCCTTTCTCAgcatggggcatggatgtgattggGCCAATAACCCCGAAGGCCAACAATGGGCATCAGTTCATCTTTGTGGCCATCAATTATTTCATCAAGTGGGTAGAAGCAGCATCATACTCCAGTGTCACTCAAAACATAATCCGCCACTTCATAAAGAGAGAGTTGATCTATAGGTATGGGATCCTAGAAAGGATAATCTCGGATAACACCAAGAACCTGAACAATGAAGTAATAATGAAGTTATGCAGTTAGTTCAAGGTTAGGCATCATAACTCAGCTCCTTATAGACTAAAGATGAATGGGTTTGTCAAAGCAGCAAACAAGAACATCAAAAGTATCTTGGAAAAGATGACCGAGACCTACAGAGATTGGCATGATAAGCTTCCCTTTGCCTTGTTAGCTTACAGAACCACAATTCGGACCTTTATAGGGGCTACCCTTTTTTCTCTAGTATACGGAATGGAGGCTATGATTCTAATAAAAGTTgaagtcccttttttttttctgaacCTAAAAGAAGTAGAGTTTACCGAGGCATAATGGGTGAAATTTAGATACGATCAGTTGAACTTGTTTGAAGAAAAGAGAATGGCAGCCATAGCTCATGGGCAGTTCtaccaaaggagaatgatgagagcATTCAACCAGAAGGTGCAACCTCAATAGTTCCAAAAAGGAAACTTGGTGTTGAAGAAGATTTTGTTGATCCATACTGACCCTCACTATAAATGGACCCCCAATTATGAAGGGCCATAAGTTGTAAAGAAGGCATTTTCAGGAGGCGCCCTATTGCTGGCTGACATGGATGGAACCGATCTTTTGCACCCTATCAATTCTAATGCTGTAAAAGTATACTTTGCTTAGAAACCTTGTAAACTCTCAAAAGGAATTTAATAAAGTAATGTCGTTTGTTCCATggatttattatttgttgtttaCTCATGTTTCAATTAAATGATAAATGGTCATTATTGGCCGACTAGTTTTTTCTTTcaaaagaaccaaacatatatttaccatttgttaaacCCGTTGAGCTTGAATATTAgaccattttcttcaaaagtcatTTTCCCAAAAGTTTAAACCAACTTCGAGGTTGTCAAAAGTCTAGCAAATCATATGAGATAACAATTGGTTACCCAAAATTacggcaggccatttttctgctacccataAAAACTTGAGAAAGGAAATACACTTTGCTAGCCCTGTTGAGCTTAAAATATCCAATTTCTTGGCTAACctatcaaaggatcacaccccacactagggtaGTTTCA
This window of the Malania oleifera isolate guangnan ecotype guangnan chromosome 6, ASM2987363v1, whole genome shotgun sequence genome carries:
- the LOC131158605 gene encoding uncharacterized protein LOC131158605 → MEFDFPDKDIDSISQEEEDGIGWVMLFDGGANVWGHGLGVVLILPKDKHYPVTAKLTFPLSNNVAEYEVYVLGLQAAMNQGIKELAGKGDSALVIHQLIGEWDTRDPKLIPYQKHIQEMIKGFDHISFSNLPRENNFIPDTLATLAALFKVEPGMEIEPIRIRV